From a single Desulfomonilia bacterium genomic region:
- a CDS encoding indolepyruvate oxidoreductase subunit beta, which yields MNVLMTGVGGQGIILASDILSEVMMRAGMDVKKSEIHGMAQRGGSVMSHVRFSKKVFSPIVPYGECDILISFEELESARYLPYLNRDSKVIINKFRLSPPSVTAGKDAYPDVLPLIKEITKNVAVVEGSAAAREIGNPRGVNIVLMGVLSRYLDVPENVWIDTLNDMVAEKIRKINIDGFMKGRSL from the coding sequence ATGAATGTTCTTATGACAGGAGTCGGCGGGCAGGGGATAATCCTTGCATCTGATATACTATCTGAAGTCATGATGAGGGCAGGCATGGATGTGAAAAAATCCGAGATACACGGCATGGCCCAGAGGGGCGGGAGCGTAATGTCGCATGTCAGGTTCTCGAAAAAGGTTTTTTCGCCCATCGTTCCTTACGGTGAATGCGATATACTGATCTCATTCGAAGAGCTCGAATCGGCCCGTTATCTGCCATATCTCAACAGGGATTCAAAGGTTATCATAAATAAGTTCAGGCTCTCTCCGCCTTCGGTAACAGCGGGAAAAGACGCATATCCTGATGTTCTGCCCCTTATAAAGGAAATAACAAAAAATGTAGCTGTTGTAGAAGGAAGCGCTGCAGCAAGGGAAATAGGCAATCCCAGGGGTGTGAACATAGTACTCATGGGCGTGCTATCAAGGTATCTGGATGTTCCTGAAAATGTCTGGATCGATACATTAAACGACATGGTGGCCGAAAAGATAAGAAAGATTAATATTGACGGTTTCATGAAGGGAAGGTCACTTTAA
- the iorA gene encoding indolepyruvate ferredoxin oxidoreductase subunit alpha, whose protein sequence is MKKVLSGNEAIARGAYEAGVKFASAYPGTPSTEILETLAKEYKSILSEWAPNEKVALEAATGASYAGARTMAVMKHVGVNVAADPLMTLPYTLVRGGLVLVSADDPELFSSQNEQDNRQYARFAKIPMLEPSSSQEAKDFMIEAMRISEEFETPVMLRTTTRISHSMGVVETGDPVKVKAPTLERHPREWVMLPANARVRHPVIEERIIRLREFSNKSPLNFEEKGDRSIGIIASGIAYQYAKEAMPEASFLKLGMSYPLPDKKIKKFAAKVDELWVIEELDPFFEEQIKAMGITCRGKDKIPMCGELSPDIIRQAITGKKKKCPAPASLPGRPPSMCPGCPHRGMLWAIRRNKAFIAGDIGCYTLGFLPPLDAIDTCQCMGAGISHAHGMSKVFGAKNEKITAVIGDSTFYHSGLTGLLNLAYNNGTALIVILDNSTTAMTGAQNHPGTGMTLGMEKTIDVNLEQVVKALGIKWVETINPYDIKNARKKVKEALDYDGPSVIISKAPCVLLKSKAVPGKALSVDAEKCTNCKVCISLGCPAIEAKEDSVKINSLCVGCGICADVCAAGAIGGAR, encoded by the coding sequence ATGAAAAAGGTCTTATCCGGTAACGAGGCAATCGCAAGAGGGGCATACGAGGCAGGTGTCAAATTCGCTTCCGCATATCCCGGCACACCCAGCACGGAAATCCTTGAGACACTGGCAAAGGAATACAAAAGCATTCTGTCCGAATGGGCCCCGAACGAGAAGGTCGCCCTTGAAGCCGCCACAGGTGCATCATATGCCGGGGCCAGAACCATGGCTGTCATGAAACATGTAGGGGTGAATGTTGCGGCCGATCCCCTTATGACGCTTCCATATACGCTTGTAAGAGGCGGGCTGGTGCTCGTAAGCGCGGACGACCCGGAGCTGTTTTCTTCGCAGAACGAGCAGGATAACCGCCAGTACGCCAGATTCGCCAAAATCCCTATGCTTGAACCGTCATCATCTCAGGAAGCCAAAGACTTTATGATTGAAGCCATGAGAATAAGCGAAGAGTTCGAAACTCCTGTAATGCTTCGCACTACAACGCGCATTTCCCATTCGATGGGTGTTGTTGAAACCGGAGACCCGGTTAAAGTAAAAGCCCCGACGCTTGAAAGACATCCCAGGGAATGGGTCATGCTTCCTGCCAACGCAAGGGTTCGCCACCCAGTCATTGAAGAGAGAATCATCAGATTGAGAGAATTCTCAAATAAATCCCCCCTTAATTTCGAAGAAAAGGGCGACAGGTCGATAGGGATAATAGCTTCAGGCATTGCGTACCAGTATGCGAAAGAGGCCATGCCGGAGGCGTCCTTCCTGAAACTCGGTATGTCTTACCCTCTGCCGGATAAGAAGATAAAGAAATTCGCCGCTAAAGTGGACGAGTTGTGGGTTATCGAAGAGCTTGACCCGTTCTTTGAAGAGCAGATAAAGGCCATGGGCATAACCTGCAGGGGAAAAGATAAAATCCCCATGTGCGGCGAACTGAGCCCTGACATCATAAGACAGGCAATAACAGGAAAAAAGAAAAAGTGCCCCGCTCCTGCAAGCCTTCCCGGAAGACCGCCAAGCATGTGTCCGGGGTGTCCTCACCGCGGCATGCTGTGGGCGATAAGACGCAACAAGGCGTTCATTGCGGGCGATATCGGCTGCTATACCCTGGGCTTCCTTCCGCCGCTCGATGCAATTGATACATGCCAGTGCATGGGTGCGGGAATAAGCCATGCGCACGGCATGTCAAAGGTGTTCGGGGCTAAGAATGAAAAAATAACCGCCGTGATCGGGGATTCCACTTTTTATCATTCAGGCCTTACAGGGCTGCTCAACCTTGCCTACAACAACGGTACTGCCCTTATCGTCATTCTTGACAACAGCACTACGGCAATGACCGGTGCGCAGAATCATCCTGGAACGGGTATGACGCTCGGCATGGAAAAAACCATCGATGTGAATCTTGAACAGGTCGTAAAGGCCCTGGGAATAAAATGGGTCGAGACAATAAATCCATATGACATTAAGAACGCCCGCAAAAAGGTCAAAGAGGCACTCGACTATGACGGGCCGTCCGTGATCATATCGAAGGCGCCCTGCGTGCTTCTGAAATCAAAGGCGGTTCCGGGAAAAGCCCTTTCTGTGGATGCTGAGAAATGCACGAACTGCAAGGTGTGCATCTCGCTCGGGTGTCCGGCAATCGAGGCTAAGGAAGATTCTGTAAAAATAAATTCCCTGTGTGTAGGCTGCGGGATATGCGCTGATGTCTGCGCTGCAGGTGCGATAGGAGGTGCCCGATGA
- a CDS encoding enoyl-CoA hydratase/isomerase family protein produces MGLIYEKAGHIAKLGLNRPEQKNALDPGILLELHNAYKDINADANIRVAVIYSALPDIFCSGMDLKTAIPVLTRMREPENDAEKWLYEGFGGGAGEAMLKFSFIMKPVIIAVNGYCLTGGFEMAMGADIRIASYDAIFQMRESSLGIMPIGGGNVFLPRIVGPNRALEILLTAGNYDAQTLYEWGFLNRVVKKAELMSTAMAMAEKIANNGPLACQGIIKFAREMREMELRRAFDREVEIGLPIFGSEDAREGVRAQKEKRKANFPGK; encoded by the coding sequence ATGGGTCTTATATACGAAAAAGCCGGACATATAGCCAAACTTGGACTTAACAGGCCGGAACAGAAAAATGCACTCGATCCGGGAATACTGCTCGAACTCCATAATGCTTATAAGGATATAAATGCAGATGCGAACATAAGGGTTGCCGTAATATATTCCGCTCTGCCTGACATATTCTGTTCCGGCATGGACCTGAAGACCGCCATCCCCGTACTCACGCGCATGCGGGAGCCTGAAAACGATGCCGAAAAATGGCTTTATGAAGGGTTCGGCGGCGGAGCAGGCGAGGCAATGCTCAAGTTCAGCTTCATCATGAAGCCGGTAATCATTGCAGTAAACGGCTACTGCCTTACCGGCGGATTTGAAATGGCAATGGGCGCTGATATACGCATCGCATCGTATGACGCGATCTTTCAGATGCGCGAATCCAGCCTCGGCATTATGCCCATAGGCGGCGGAAACGTATTCCTGCCAAGAATAGTGGGCCCGAACCGGGCGCTTGAAATCCTTCTGACCGCAGGCAATTACGATGCACAGACCCTTTACGAATGGGGCTTTTTGAACAGGGTCGTCAAAAAGGCCGAACTTATGAGCACTGCCATGGCCATGGCCGAAAAGATTGCGAATAACGGTCCGCTTGCATGTCAGGGCATTATAAAATTTGCCCGCGAGATGAGGGAAATGGAATTGAGGCGCGCTTTTGACCGCGAAGTTGAAATAGGCCTGCCAATTTTCGGCAGTGAAGATGCACGCGAAGGAGTTAGGGCACAGAAGGAAAAGCGCAAGGCCAACTTCCCGGGAAAATAA
- a CDS encoding CoA-binding protein encodes MDRTAKALFEPGSIAFIGASKDVFKWGFNILHHIIRCGYTGRLYPVNPQGGDWFGRKVYKNIQDIDDRIDLAVIVVKDTLVKETLKKCIDKMIPAAIIITAGFSETGSKGAALEKEVLEIARSGGIRVVGPNTMGIFSAWPSCMQSLMTSMPIKKGNVGLITQSGNLGTSIAYRFIRRDIGLSRLVSSGNEADLTMEDYLEMLENDDKTKIICLYVEGVRDGRRFFTSARRISGKKPIILLKGGRTAQGAKAAMSHTGAIASDDGLFSSMCRQTGIIQVETMDEMADVAGMLVSQPLPRGNRVGIITMGGGWGVIATDMCSFNRLVISPLDDAIIEKLDKVLPPFWSRANPVDLVAPGKVSVITDSVRLLAECGGIDSVIVMGLGYMILRAERLLTSDVVPRPEIEKHANILIKEEHRLFDLLCDLIGSEGIPIIPVIDLMAFDAPKTENIIAMLDSKGVMAYPSPERAIYALAKVTDYVSRIED; translated from the coding sequence ATGGACAGAACTGCAAAAGCCCTGTTCGAACCCGGCTCGATTGCATTCATAGGCGCATCGAAAGATGTCTTCAAATGGGGCTTCAATATACTCCACCATATAATAAGATGCGGCTATACCGGCCGCCTTTATCCTGTAAACCCCCAGGGTGGAGACTGGTTTGGCAGAAAGGTCTATAAAAATATCCAAGATATAGATGACAGGATCGACCTTGCGGTCATCGTCGTCAAGGATACTCTGGTCAAGGAAACTCTGAAAAAATGCATTGATAAAATGATACCGGCGGCCATCATCATTACAGCCGGTTTTTCAGAGACAGGCAGCAAGGGTGCCGCCCTTGAAAAAGAAGTGCTGGAAATTGCGCGCTCGGGCGGTATAAGGGTTGTCGGGCCCAACACGATGGGTATTTTCAGCGCCTGGCCCTCGTGCATGCAGTCGCTTATGACATCCATGCCCATTAAAAAAGGTAATGTCGGATTGATCACCCAGAGCGGAAACCTTGGAACATCAATAGCGTATCGTTTCATAAGGCGCGATATCGGGCTATCACGCCTTGTCAGTTCGGGCAACGAGGCCGACCTCACAATGGAAGACTATCTGGAGATGCTCGAAAACGACGATAAAACAAAAATCATATGCCTTTACGTGGAAGGCGTAAGGGACGGCAGACGGTTTTTCACCTCAGCCCGAAGGATATCCGGAAAGAAGCCCATCATACTGCTCAAAGGCGGCAGAACAGCACAGGGAGCAAAGGCGGCCATGTCCCACACCGGGGCCATCGCAAGCGATGACGGCTTATTCTCATCCATGTGCAGGCAGACCGGCATCATACAAGTGGAGACAATGGACGAGATGGCAGATGTGGCCGGAATGCTGGTTTCGCAGCCCCTGCCCAGGGGAAACCGGGTGGGTATCATTACAATGGGAGGCGGTTGGGGCGTAATTGCTACCGACATGTGCTCCTTTAACAGGCTTGTCATATCTCCTCTTGATGATGCGATAATTGAGAAACTCGACAAAGTACTGCCCCCTTTCTGGAGCAGGGCTAACCCGGTCGATCTGGTGGCGCCCGGCAAGGTCAGCGTCATTACAGATTCCGTTAGGCTTCTCGCGGAATGCGGAGGGATCGACTCGGTTATCGTGATGGGACTAGGTTATATGATACTAAGGGCCGAAAGGCTTCTTACGTCCGATGTGGTGCCAAGGCCGGAAATAGAGAAACATGCAAACATACTCATCAAAGAAGAGCACAGACTCTTTGATCTCCTGTGCGACTTGATAGGCAGCGAAGGCATACCCATTATCCCGGTCATAGACCTCATGGCCTTTGACGCACCGAAAACCGAAAACATAATCGCCATGCTGGATTCAAAAGGCGTAATGGCATACCCGTCACCTGAGAGGGCTATATATGCACTGGCAAAGGTGACAGATTACGTTTCGCGCATTGAAGATTGA
- a CDS encoding radical SAM protein encodes MKIDAAPALASFFLKTKIFRQKIPLIASFKLTYNCNLKCAPCPFHSKSGLPGTHISWDDAVKAIQNLKKTGCLFVIFEGGEPLIWRDGVHNFNDLALFAKNHFISVGVTTNGTIPLDVQTDMLWVSIDGLKETHDRLRDNSFDTAISNIRRSTHKKLLVHYTFNRLNYKEFEELSRFIVKFPNVKGITVQFFYPYGQGEADLSLSHDERRSSVETVIRLKKEGIPILNSSRTLIGMIDNTWKCHDWLLANVTPDGNIIKGCYVKGRGSIDCRVCGFTPVAEASGAYNFFPQSLFSGLSIFIK; translated from the coding sequence TTGAAGATTGATGCCGCCCCGGCCCTTGCCTCATTCTTCCTGAAGACGAAAATCTTCCGGCAGAAGATTCCTCTGATCGCGAGTTTCAAACTCACATACAACTGCAATCTCAAATGCGCGCCCTGCCCTTTTCATTCAAAGTCAGGACTGCCCGGAACTCACATCTCATGGGATGATGCGGTCAAGGCAATTCAAAATCTAAAAAAAACGGGCTGTCTTTTCGTCATATTCGAAGGCGGTGAACCCCTTATATGGAGAGATGGAGTTCATAACTTCAATGATCTGGCCCTTTTTGCGAAGAATCATTTCATATCGGTTGGCGTTACCACCAACGGCACCATTCCCCTTGATGTGCAAACCGACATGCTCTGGGTGAGCATTGACGGACTGAAAGAAACCCATGACAGGCTCAGGGACAATTCCTTTGACACGGCAATTTCAAACATCAGGCGCAGCACCCATAAAAAGCTTCTGGTTCATTACACATTTAACAGACTTAACTATAAGGAATTCGAGGAGTTGTCCCGATTTATTGTAAAATTTCCTAATGTAAAAGGGATCACAGTCCAGTTTTTTTATCCCTACGGCCAGGGTGAAGCTGACCTGAGCCTGAGTCATGATGAACGCAGGTCCTCAGTTGAAACAGTCATCCGGCTCAAAAAGGAAGGTATCCCGATTCTGAATTCATCGCGAACGCTCATCGGCATGATCGATAATACATGGAAATGCCATGACTGGCTGCTCGCAAATGTCACACCCGATGGAAATATTATCAAGGGATGTTATGTAAAAGGGCGAGGATCCATTGATTGCAGGGTCTGCGGGTTCACTCCCGTTGCCGAGGCATCAGGGGCTTATAATTTTTTTCCACAATCTTTATTTTCCGGGTTAAGTATTTTTATAAAGTGA
- a CDS encoding SCP2 sterol-binding domain-containing protein — protein MQWMIESNIPLDETLKDAVLDKIEEGTFSIDDLPDFFAVFTQLCNCTEDIQDEVEGFNRKFQYRIDGKPYAWMKVENLKFSMGSGEIDSPDITLDMSSSLAVGIFSGAVDPTAAYMNGELKVDGIINDALAFRTILDIVQDELE, from the coding sequence ATGCAGTGGATGATCGAAAGCAATATTCCTTTGGATGAAACATTAAAGGATGCGGTACTTGACAAAATCGAGGAAGGCACATTTTCAATTGATGACCTGCCCGACTTTTTCGCGGTCTTTACACAACTCTGCAATTGCACCGAAGACATCCAGGACGAGGTCGAAGGCTTCAACAGAAAGTTCCAGTACAGGATCGACGGTAAGCCCTATGCCTGGATGAAGGTTGAAAACCTTAAATTCTCAATGGGCTCCGGTGAAATTGATTCTCCGGATATAACGCTGGACATGAGTTCATCCCTTGCCGTCGGAATATTCTCGGGCGCAGTGGACCCCACCGCCGCATACATGAACGGAGAACTCAAGGTTGACGGAATAATAAACGACGCCCTGGCCTTCAGAACCATCCTGGACATAGTTCAGGATGAACTCGAATAA
- a CDS encoding Gfo/Idh/MocA family oxidoreductase, whose translation MNHVRCGVIGGGGAWSFHSNACAGSELIKFTAIYDVNIKQARKMARRYRANEMTAYANLDEFLKSDIDAVLVLVPHMYHEGIVAKCAAAGKHILCEKPMATTIEGCDMMIEAAKKAGVKLMIAENHRFLPAHRYIHDAVQQGLIGDVLLVRAYEGVNEIPGLSMPDFWKGDPVKAGGGSFIDMAAHKFAAIEWILNDRVESVTAMLAKQAINLPEKAEDNALSMVRFAGGPIADITVSFTQITPPFNSLEIYGTKGTILENHMWDKPVRIFSHHEAMGENKQKWFEPDIEHEPFPRYYTISVKYEDEHFARCILEDREPEFTPEDAKSAITGVLMGYLSAHTGKAATRNELHTLAKEKGTLSLLEDLNLHIPINRNLPEVKRMKSLGFNKKRAAGIMEKYDLDLFIATSPVNVYYLTGLPVLHAESNPILFALNNQYPSIAMMKREGDVMLLNWGLFRSVDDICWVAEHRDISSRKDVRREIWSKIKKWGLVGKRIGVESVAPKYITDHIAYKNPDSEIVSADGVMLDLRIIKTEEEIACIEKATLVTEKAITACIDAAEVGMTDNDFLKIARRVFVDEGLVGWDHLTMSIGDSDPELPGTGRVVKNGDIVRFDFGGIYKGYVADVNRHVVIGGVPDEAAGLVERLILLQEYFEKRVKPGVSIKELNDEAIAYYKTIKPDGMTFAVGHTIGLECEETHLFGTMGFLDRTYEKGMVFEIEAWENFGNTLIGVEDCYEVTGDGIRRMTTLDKRMVSK comes from the coding sequence ATGAATCACGTCAGATGCGGAGTCATAGGAGGGGGCGGCGCCTGGAGCTTCCACAGCAATGCCTGCGCCGGATCCGAACTCATAAAATTCACGGCCATATACGACGTAAACATCAAGCAGGCCCGCAAGATGGCCAGGCGTTATCGCGCAAACGAAATGACAGCCTACGCCAATCTGGATGAGTTCCTCAAAAGTGATATAGATGCCGTACTTGTTCTCGTGCCGCACATGTATCACGAAGGTATTGTCGCTAAATGTGCCGCTGCCGGCAAACATATCCTCTGTGAAAAACCAATGGCCACGACTATCGAGGGCTGCGACATGATGATAGAAGCGGCGAAAAAGGCCGGAGTCAAGCTTATGATCGCCGAAAACCACCGCTTTCTGCCGGCGCACAGATACATTCATGACGCGGTTCAGCAGGGTCTCATCGGAGATGTTCTTCTCGTAAGGGCCTATGAAGGCGTAAACGAGATACCGGGCCTCAGCATGCCCGACTTCTGGAAGGGCGATCCTGTAAAGGCGGGCGGCGGTTCGTTCATAGATATGGCTGCTCACAAGTTTGCAGCAATCGAATGGATACTGAACGACAGGGTCGAATCCGTCACTGCGATGCTTGCAAAACAGGCGATTAATCTGCCGGAAAAGGCCGAAGACAATGCTCTGTCTATGGTGAGGTTTGCAGGCGGCCCCATAGCAGATATCACGGTAAGCTTCACGCAAATTACACCGCCGTTCAACAGCCTGGAAATTTACGGCACAAAAGGCACCATACTCGAAAACCACATGTGGGATAAGCCTGTAAGGATATTCTCTCACCACGAGGCAATGGGTGAAAACAAACAGAAATGGTTCGAACCCGACATTGAGCACGAGCCTTTTCCCAGATATTACACCATATCGGTCAAATACGAGGACGAGCATTTCGCCAGATGTATCCTTGAAGACAGGGAGCCCGAGTTCACGCCCGAGGATGCAAAGAGCGCGATTACCGGTGTGCTGATGGGATACCTCTCGGCTCATACGGGAAAGGCCGCCACCAGAAATGAACTGCATACGCTTGCAAAGGAGAAAGGCACCCTATCGCTTCTTGAAGACCTCAACCTGCATATTCCCATAAACAGAAACCTGCCGGAGGTGAAACGCATGAAATCCCTCGGATTCAACAAAAAAAGGGCTGCCGGGATAATGGAGAAGTACGATCTCGACCTCTTCATAGCCACGTCACCAGTCAACGTATACTATCTTACAGGGCTGCCCGTGCTGCATGCCGAGTCCAACCCCATCCTTTTCGCGCTCAATAACCAGTACCCCAGCATCGCCATGATGAAGCGCGAAGGTGACGTGATGCTTCTCAACTGGGGACTCTTCAGGAGTGTTGACGATATCTGCTGGGTGGCCGAGCACAGGGACATAAGTTCCCGGAAGGATGTCAGACGCGAGATATGGTCGAAGATAAAGAAATGGGGTCTCGTCGGCAAGCGTATCGGTGTCGAGTCGGTTGCACCCAAGTACATAACCGATCATATTGCATACAAGAACCCTGATTCGGAAATCGTCTCTGCCGACGGTGTAATGTTGGATCTGAGAATAATCAAGACCGAAGAGGAAATAGCCTGCATAGAAAAGGCGACCCTTGTTACCGAGAAGGCGATCACGGCCTGCATTGATGCCGCTGAAGTAGGCATGACGGACAACGATTTCCTCAAGATAGCACGCAGGGTGTTCGTTGACGAGGGTCTCGTCGGCTGGGACCATCTCACCATGAGCATAGGCGATTCCGATCCCGAACTCCCCGGCACCGGCAGGGTGGTTAAAAACGGCGACATAGTCCGCTTCGACTTCGGGGGAATTTACAAAGGCTATGTGGCTGACGTGAACCGTCATGTAGTCATAGGCGGTGTTCCGGATGAAGCCGCCGGACTTGTTGAGAGGCTTATCCTTCTGCAGGAATATTTCGAAAAGCGCGTAAAACCCGGGGTCAGCATAAAAGAGCTTAACGATGAGGCCATAGCCTATTACAAAACCATCAAGCCTGACGGGATGACGTTCGCAGTCGGGCACACCATAGGCCTTGAATGCGAAGAAACTCACCTTTTCGGTACCATGGGATTTCTTGACAGGACATATGAAAAGGGTATGGTCTTCGAAATAGAGGCATGGGAGAATTTCGGAAACACCCTCATAGGAGTAGAAGACTGCTACGAGGTTACCGGAGACGGGATAAGGAGAATGACAACGCTTGATAAGCGTATGGTCTCAAAGTAA
- a CDS encoding glycoside hydrolase family 172 protein, which produces MSGGYDMTSTLNLLPLAKNFKRKRFSSFDRTGGNRDWIVINPGQCTTIADTSETGCIRHIWCTIGRDSISNKYDRAFLRRIIIRMFWDGSDRPAVEAPIGDFFGMGHGICRNFVSAPLQMSPENGRGFNCFFPMPFSNGARIEVENQCTHEISLYYYIDWDCHDSLDENALRFHASWNRELTKGISDKGVGGMEFQMDGVNLSDRDNYLILEAEGTGHYVGCNINIHNRRGSWFWDWPGEGDDMIVVDNEPFPPAIHGTGTEDYVNMAFCPTQYYCAPYHGLIMGGGPNWGGKITYYRYHVLDPVPFTKSIRVSIEHGHANRRSDDWSSTAYWYQKGTGNIKRVPDVTKRLPLKNQYSAKRLFGALIMWPIYRLFFS; this is translated from the coding sequence ATGTCAGGCGGATATGACATGACTTCGACATTAAACCTTCTTCCTCTTGCGAAGAATTTCAAAAGGAAGCGCTTCAGCAGCTTCGACCGTACCGGAGGCAATCGGGACTGGATAGTCATAAATCCGGGACAATGCACGACAATAGCCGACACTTCCGAAACAGGCTGCATCCGCCACATCTGGTGCACCATCGGCAGGGACAGCATCTCGAACAAGTACGACCGGGCATTTCTGCGCAGGATAATCATACGCATGTTCTGGGACGGGTCGGACAGACCTGCTGTGGAGGCGCCCATAGGCGACTTCTTCGGCATGGGCCACGGCATATGCAGAAACTTCGTCTCCGCCCCTCTTCAGATGAGCCCGGAAAACGGCAGGGGGTTCAACTGCTTCTTTCCCATGCCCTTTTCAAATGGGGCCAGGATAGAAGTGGAAAACCAGTGCACACATGAAATATCCCTTTATTATTATATAGACTGGGACTGCCATGACAGTCTCGATGAAAATGCGCTCAGATTTCATGCATCATGGAACCGTGAGCTGACAAAAGGAATATCTGATAAAGGCGTAGGCGGCATGGAGTTCCAGATGGATGGCGTCAATCTCTCCGATAGAGACAATTACCTCATCCTTGAGGCCGAAGGCACAGGCCATTATGTGGGTTGCAACATCAATATTCACAACCGCCGCGGCTCGTGGTTCTGGGACTGGCCAGGCGAAGGCGATGACATGATAGTTGTCGATAACGAGCCCTTCCCTCCCGCAATCCACGGCACAGGCACCGAAGACTATGTGAACATGGCCTTCTGCCCGACGCAATATTACTGTGCGCCGTACCACGGGCTGATCATGGGCGGCGGGCCAAACTGGGGAGGAAAGATAACATACTACCGCTACCACGTCCTCGACCCCGTACCGTTTACGAAATCCATCCGGGTTTCCATTGAACACGGGCATGCGAACCGGAGGTCTGACGACTGGTCAAGCACTGCCTACTGGTATCAGAAGGGTACAGGCAATATCAAAAGGGTACCAGACGTTACCAAGAGGCTGCCTCTCAAAAACCAGTATTCAGCGAAAAGGCTTTTCGGAGCCCTTATCATGTGGCCTATCTACCGGCTCTTCTTTTCATGA